In one Balaenoptera musculus isolate JJ_BM4_2016_0621 chromosome 20, mBalMus1.pri.v3, whole genome shotgun sequence genomic region, the following are encoded:
- the CHAD gene encoding chondroadherin: protein MARPMLLLSLGLLAGLLPALAACPQNCHCHGDLQHVICDKVGLQKIPKVSEKTKLLNLQRNNFPVLAANSFRAMPNLVSLHLQHCQIREVAAGAFRGLKQLIYLYLSHNDIRVLRTGAFDDLSELTYLYLDHNKVTELPRGLLSPLVNLFILQLNNNKIRELRSGAFHGAKDLRWLYLSENSLSSLQPGTLDDVENLAKFYLDRNQLSSYPLAALSKLRVVEDLKLSHNPLKSIPDNAFQSFGRYLETLWLDNTNLEKFSDGAFLGVTTLKHVHLENNRLNQLPSSFPFDSLETLTLTNNPWKCTCQLRGLRRWLEAKTSRPDATCVSPAKFRGQHIRDTDAFRGCKFPTKRSKKAGRH, encoded by the exons ATGGCCCGCCCGATGCTCTTGCTCAGCCTCGGCCTCCTGGCCGGCCTGCTGCCGGCGCTGGCCGCCTGCCCCCAGAACTGCCACTGCCACGGTGACCTGCAGCACGTCATCTGCGACAAGGTGGGGCTGCAGAAGATCCCCAAGGTGTCAGAGAAGACCAAGCTGCTCAACCTACAGCGCAACAACTTCCCAGTGCTGGCTGCCAACTCGTTTCGGGCCATGCCGAACCTCGTGTCGCTGCACCTGCAGCACTGCCAGATCCGCGAGGTGGCCGCGGGCGCCTTCCGCGGCCTCAAGCAGCTCATCTACCTGTACCTGTCCCACAATGACATCCGCGTGCTGCGCACCGGCGCCTTCGACGACCTGAGCGAGCTCACCTACCTCTACCTGGACCACAACAAGGTGACCGAGCTGCCCCGGGGGCTGCTCTCTCCGCTGGTCAACCTCTTCATCCTGCAGCTCAACAACAACAAGATCCGCGAGCTGCGCTCCGGCGCCTTCCACGGCGCCAAGGACCTGCGCTGGCTCTACCTGTCGGAAAACTCACTCAGTTCCCTGCAGCCCGGCACTCTGGATGACGTGGAGAACCTCGCCAAGTTCTACCTGGATAGGAACCAGCTGTCCAGCTACCCCTTGGCTGCTCTGAGCAAGCTGCGGGTGGTGGAGGATCTGAAGCTGTCCCACAATCCCCTGAAAAGCATTCCCGACAACGCGTTCCAGTCTTTCGGCAGATATCTGGAGACACTCTGGCTGGACAACACCAACCTGGAGAAG TTCTCTGATGGTGCCTTCCTGGGTGTGACCACGCTGAAACATGTCCATCTGGAGAACAATCGCCTGAACCAGCTGCCTTCCAGCTTCCCCTTTGACAGCCTGGAGACCCTCACCCTCACCAACAACCCCTGGAAATGTACCTGCCAGCTCCGGGGACTGCGGAG GTGGCTGGAAGCCAAGACCTCCCGCCCTGATGCCACTTGCGTGTCGCCCGCCAAGTTCAGGGGCCAGCACATTCGTGACACGGACGCCTTCCGCGGCTGCAAGTTCCCCACTAAGAGGTCCAAGAAAGCCGGCCGCCATTAA